GAGGGAACCACGATCTCGTAGGAACCGTCTTGGTCCTCGACATCCTCGGCTCCTGCGTCCAGCGACGTGAGCATGAGCTCTTCTTCGTCAACGCCCTCGGACGAGACGATGATGATCCCCTTGCGCTCGAAAAGCCACGCGCAGGAGTTCGGCTCGCCCAGGTTTCCTCCGTGCTTGGCCAAGAGATGGCGCACGTCGGATGCAGACCGGTTCCGGTTGTCGGTCGTCACTTCGATGAAGAGCGCGACGCCGCCCGGTCCATAACCCTCGTAGACGATTTCCTCGTAGACCACGCCCGGGAGCTCGCCCGTCCCACGGAGAATCGCCTTCTCGATCGTGTCGTTGGGCATGTTCTGGGCGCGTGCGTTGTTGATGCCCGTCCGCAGTCGCGGGTTTGACGCCGGGTCGCCACCACTGCGCGCAGCGATCGTGATCTCGCGAATGAGTCGCGTGAACAACGCGCCGCGCTTGGCGTCGTTGGCGCCCTTCTTCCGCTTGATCGTCGCCCATTTGGAATGTCCAGACATCGGTTCTGCCTCCGGGAGCGTCGAACGGAGCGCGCAGTGACGCGCGATCGGGCGTAATGACCAGCTAATACTAGCATACGCGCGAATCGCCCGGCAAAACGGCGGCGCTGACGGCTCTGGAGCTCGACGACTCAGAACATCCGCGCCCAACGGATGTGTGCCTCTGGGGACCGATT
This DNA window, taken from Candidatus Poribacteria bacterium, encodes the following:
- a CDS encoding YebC/PmpR family DNA-binding transcriptional regulator; translated protein: MSGHSKWATIKRKKGANDAKRGALFTRLIREITIAARSGGDPASNPRLRTGINNARAQNMPNDTIEKAILRGTGELPGVVYEEIVYEGYGPGGVALFIEVTTDNRNRSASDVRHLLAKHGGNLGEPNSCAWLFERKGIIIVSSEGVDEEELMLTSLDAGAEDVEDQDGSYEIVVPSEAFEAVRSAVDAAGYEIESASLQMVPQTTVRVEGKDAERLLKLMDALDENDDVQNVYSNFDIDADLMESIEAA